The following coding sequences are from one Ochotona princeps isolate mOchPri1 chromosome 8, mOchPri1.hap1, whole genome shotgun sequence window:
- the CHST10 gene encoding carbohydrate sulfotransferase 10, with product MHQQWLLLAACFWVIFMFMVASKFITLTFKDPDGYSAKQEFLFLTTVPEVGKLPEEKHLTEELKPTGNMLAAGRHVQPLVHLQRLELIRNTCRDEALRNLSHTAVSKFVLDRIFVCDKHKILFCQTPKVGNTQWKKVLIVLNGAFPSIDEIPENVVHDHEKNGLPRLSSFSDAEIQKRLKTYFKFFIVRDPFERLISAFKDKFVHNPRFEPWYRHEIAPGIIRKYRKNRTETRGIQFEDFVRYLGDPNHRWLDLQFGDRIIHWVTYVELCAPCEIKYSVVGHHETLEEDAPYILKEAGIDHLVSYPTIPPGITAYNRTKVEHYFLGIGKRDIRRLYARFEGDFKLFGYQKPEFLLN from the exons GGTACAGCGCCAAGCAGGAGTTCCTGTTCCTGACGACCGTGCCGGAAGTGGGGAAGCTGCCAGAAGAGAAGCACTTGACTGAGGAATTAAAG CCAACTGGGAACATGCTTGCGGCTGGCCGGCACGTTCAGCCCCTGGTCCACCTGCAGCGCCTGGAGCTCATCAGAAACACGTGCAGGGACGAGGCGCTGAGGAACCTCTCGCACACGGCCGTCTCCAAGTTCGTCCTGGACCGCATATTTGTCTGCGACAAGCACAAGAtcctcttctgccagaccccCAAAGTGGGCAACACCCAGTGGAAGAAAGTGTTGATTGTTCTCAATG GAGCCTTCCCTTCCATTGATGAGATCCCTGAGAACGTGGTTCACGACCATGAGAAGAACGGCCTGCCACGCCTCTCCTCCTTCAGCGATGCGGAAATCCAGAAGCG aCTTAAAACATACTTCAAGTTTTTTATTGTCAGAGACCCCTTTGAAAGACTCATATCTGCCTTTAAGGATAAATTTGTCCACAATCCACGATTCGAACCTTGGTACAGGCACGAGATTGCCCCTGGCATCATCAGAAAGTACCGGAAGAACCGGACAGAGACCCGGGGCATCCAGTTCGAAGATTTCGTACGCTACCTGGGCGATCCAAACCACAGGTGGCTGGACCTCCAGTTCGGGGACCGCATCATTCACTGGGTGACCTACGTGGAGCTGTGCGCACCCTGCGAGATAAAGTACAGCGTGGTGGGGCACCATGAGACCCTGGAGGAGGATGCGCCATACATCCTGAAAGAGGCTGGCATCGACCACCTGGTGTCCTACCCCACCATCCCCCCGGGCATCACCGCCTATAACAGGACCAAGGTGGAGCACTACTTCCTGGGCATCGGCAAGCGCGACATCCGGCGCTTGTATGCACGTTTTGAAGGGGACTTCAAGCTCTTTGGGTATCAGAAACCAGAGTTTCTGCTCAACTAA